The following coding sequences are from one Bradyrhizobium sp. WSM471 window:
- a CDS encoding urease accessory protein UreD, whose product MRSDVSATSSVFDANRARGAVRFDVHARDGVTRRGILHESGSLRVRFPSPEDEGLSGVFVNTAGGVAGGDRFDIEIAAADGSKLTLTTAAAEKVYRAPGQAAELNIALKVAAGAHLGWLPQETILFDRARVQRRFDIDLDATASLLLCEIVVFGRTAMGERMAQGEFVDRWRLRRGGRLVFAETVRLDGNIGAKLARSAVAKGGAAIGTALIVPGDEALIERIREASESFVGEVGISAWNGFAMARFCAQDAARLRADMMAVLARTGAALPRLWLN is encoded by the coding sequence ATGCGCAGCGACGTTTCAGCGACATCTTCGGTGTTCGACGCCAACCGTGCCCGCGGCGCGGTGCGCTTCGACGTCCACGCGCGCGACGGTGTGACGCGTCGCGGGATCTTGCATGAGTCCGGCTCCCTGCGCGTACGCTTCCCTTCGCCGGAGGACGAAGGGCTCTCCGGCGTGTTCGTCAACACGGCCGGCGGTGTCGCCGGCGGCGATCGCTTCGACATCGAGATCGCTGCCGCAGATGGTTCGAAGCTGACGCTGACGACGGCGGCCGCGGAAAAGGTCTATCGCGCGCCAGGGCAGGCGGCGGAGCTCAATATAGCGCTGAAGGTTGCCGCAGGCGCGCATCTCGGCTGGCTGCCGCAGGAGACTATCCTGTTCGACCGGGCGCGCGTGCAGCGCCGCTTCGACATAGACCTCGATGCGACTGCCTCGCTCCTGCTGTGCGAGATCGTGGTGTTCGGCCGTACCGCGATGGGTGAACGGATGGCGCAGGGCGAGTTCGTCGACCGCTGGCGGCTGCGTCGTGGCGGCAGGCTGGTGTTCGCCGAGACCGTCAGGCTCGACGGCAATATCGGCGCAAAGCTTGCGCGATCGGCGGTGGCGAAGGGCGGCGCTGCGATCGGGACGGCGCTGATCGTGCCCGGCGACGAGGCCCTGATCGAGCGCATCCGCGAGGCGTCGGAATCCTTCGTCGGCGAGGTCGGGATATCCGCCTGGAATGGCTTTGCAATGGCGCGGTTCTGTGCCCAAGATGCGGCGCGCCTGCGCGCCGACATGATGGCCGTGTTGGCGCGCACCGGTGCGGCGCTGCCGCGGCTCTGGTTGAATTGA
- the urtE gene encoding urea ABC transporter ATP-binding subunit UrtE, with protein MLEVKDINLFYGAAQALRGVSIAAEPGKVTCVLGRNGVGKTSLLRAMVGQYPISSGAIVLDGSDITGLKPYERARKGIGFVPQGREIFPLLTVEENLKTGFGPLRREDKHIPDDVYSLFPVLQSMLGRRGGDLSGGQQQQLAIGRALVMRPKLLLLDEPTEGIQPSIIKDIGRAISYLRNLGNIAIVLVEQYLDFACELGDSFAVMDRGAVKFTCDRSNLDASEISRQMAL; from the coding sequence ATGCTTGAGGTCAAGGACATCAACCTGTTCTACGGCGCGGCGCAGGCGCTGCGCGGCGTGTCGATCGCGGCCGAGCCCGGCAAGGTGACTTGCGTGCTCGGGCGCAACGGAGTCGGCAAGACCTCGCTCCTGCGCGCCATGGTCGGGCAGTACCCGATCTCTTCGGGCGCGATCGTGCTCGACGGCAGTGATATCACGGGCCTGAAGCCCTATGAGCGCGCGCGCAAGGGCATCGGCTTCGTGCCGCAGGGGCGCGAGATATTTCCGCTTCTGACGGTCGAGGAGAATCTCAAGACCGGCTTCGGCCCGCTCAGGCGCGAGGACAAGCACATTCCGGACGACGTGTACTCACTGTTCCCGGTGCTGCAATCCATGCTCGGACGGCGCGGCGGCGATCTCTCCGGCGGCCAGCAGCAACAGCTCGCGATCGGGCGCGCGCTGGTGATGCGGCCAAAGCTGCTGCTGCTCGACGAGCCGACGGAGGGCATCCAGCCCTCGATCATCAAGGACATCGGCCGTGCCATCTCGTACCTGCGCAACCTCGGCAACATCGCCATCGTGCTGGTCGAACAATATCTCGACTTTGCCTGCGAACTCGGCGACAGTTTTGCGGTGATGGATCGCGGCGCGGTGAAGTTCACCTGCGACCGCTCCAATCTCGACGCGAGCGAAATCAGCCGCCAGATGGCGCTGTAG
- the urtD gene encoding urea ABC transporter ATP-binding protein UrtD has translation MNVMDTRATSAMLYLDGVHVSFDGFHAINNLSLTLEPGEMRAIIGPNGAGKTTMMDIITGKTKPDEGTVLFDGVTDLTRLDETRIAELGIGRKFQKPTVFESQTVQDNLLLALNVDHSVKGTLFWRGSRAESEQIDKVLETIRLTDARNRLAGSLSHGQKQWLEIGMLLAQDPKLLLVDEPVAGMTDVETHLTAELLKQINKTHTVMVVEHDMTFVRELGVKVTCLHEGTVLAEGTIDQVSSNERVIEVYLGR, from the coding sequence ATGAACGTCATGGACACCCGCGCGACCTCCGCAATGCTGTATCTCGACGGCGTGCACGTCTCGTTCGACGGCTTCCACGCCATCAACAACCTCTCGCTGACGCTCGAGCCCGGTGAGATGCGCGCCATCATCGGCCCGAACGGCGCCGGCAAGACCACGATGATGGACATCATCACCGGCAAGACCAAGCCCGACGAAGGCACCGTGCTGTTCGACGGCGTCACCGATCTGACGCGGCTGGACGAAACCCGTATCGCCGAGCTCGGCATCGGCCGCAAATTCCAGAAGCCGACCGTGTTCGAGAGCCAGACCGTGCAGGACAATTTGCTGCTCGCGCTCAATGTCGACCACAGCGTCAAGGGCACGCTGTTCTGGCGCGGCAGCCGGGCGGAATCCGAACAGATCGACAAGGTGCTGGAGACGATCCGCCTCACCGATGCCCGCAACCGTCTCGCCGGCAGCCTCAGCCATGGCCAGAAGCAGTGGCTCGAGATCGGCATGCTGCTGGCGCAAGATCCGAAACTACTCCTCGTCGACGAGCCGGTCGCCGGCATGACCGACGTCGAGACGCATCTCACCGCCGAGCTGCTCAAGCAAATCAACAAGACCCACACCGTGATGGTGGTCGAGCACGACATGACGTTCGTGCGCGAGCTCGGCGTCAAGGTCACTTGCCTGCACGAGGGTACCGTGCTCGCGGAAGGCACCATCGACCAGGTCTCGTCCAACGAGCGGGTCATCGAAGTGTATCTGGGGCGGTGA
- a CDS encoding HD domain-containing protein — translation MLSPVRLVSEAAELAARRHNGMTRKGRGHEPYINHLAEVANLLATATDGADAELVAAGWLHDAIEDTDTTREELAQKFSDRVASLVDECTDDMSLPKPERRRRQVLDAPKKSAGARLIKIADKISNIGARVHSDPTAEERDDLVDYTDWAEQVVAGCRGANSWLDMTFDDMVLTARTSL, via the coding sequence ATGCTGTCACCTGTCCGCCTCGTCTCCGAAGCCGCCGAACTCGCCGCGCGCCGTCACAACGGGATGACGCGCAAGGGCCGCGGTCATGAGCCTTACATCAACCACCTCGCCGAGGTCGCGAACCTGCTTGCCACTGCGACAGACGGCGCCGACGCCGAACTCGTTGCCGCCGGCTGGCTGCATGATGCGATCGAGGACACCGACACCACGCGCGAGGAACTCGCGCAAAAATTCTCTGACCGTGTCGCGTCGCTTGTCGACGAGTGCACCGACGATATGAGCCTGCCTAAGCCGGAGCGGCGGCGGCGTCAGGTGCTCGACGCACCGAAAAAATCGGCTGGCGCCAGGCTGATCAAGATCGCCGACAAGATCAGCAATATCGGCGCGCGCGTACATTCGGATCCGACGGCCGAGGAACGTGACGACCTCGTCGATTACACCGACTGGGCCGAGCAGGTTGTCGCCGGTTGCCGCGGCGCCAACTCTTGGCTCGATATGACATTCGACGACATGGTGCTCACAGCGAGGACCTCGCTGTGA
- a CDS encoding urease subunit beta, translating to MIPGELFIQDGEIELNAGRKTVTLTVANTGDRPIQVGSHYHFFETNPALKFDRKKARGMRLDIAAGTAVRFEPGQTRDVQLVAVAGKKTIYGFRGDVMGKL from the coding sequence ATGATCCCCGGCGAACTCTTCATCCAGGACGGCGAGATCGAGCTCAATGCCGGCCGCAAGACCGTGACGCTGACGGTTGCCAACACCGGCGACCGCCCGATCCAAGTCGGCTCGCACTACCATTTCTTCGAGACCAACCCGGCGCTGAAGTTCGACCGCAAGAAAGCTCGCGGCATGCGCCTCGACATCGCCGCCGGCACCGCCGTTCGCTTCGAGCCGGGCCAGACTCGCGACGTCCAGCTCGTCGCGGTGGCCGGCAAGAAGACCATCTACGGCTTCCGCGGCGACGTGATGGGGAAGCTGTGA
- the urtC gene encoding urea ABC transporter permease subunit UrtC, with the protein MTPHMLTRSLDRGATIFLAIVVACGILIPLSNLLLPAGSFLQVPTYLVALWGKYVCYAILALSIDLIWGYCGILSLGHGAFFALGGYAMGMYLMRQIGSRGVYGNPVLPDFMVFLNYSKLPWYWYGFDMFWFAALMVLIVPGLLAFCFGWLAFRSRVTGVYLSIITQAMTYALLLAFFRNDFGFGGNNGMTDFKDILGFNVQAEGTRAALFALSCLALIAGFLICRAIVSSKLGKVLIAVRDAESRTRFLGYRVESYKLFVFTVSACMAGVAGALYVPQVGIINPSEFAPGNSIEAVIWVAVGGRGTLVGAALGAVVVNYAKTFFTSGMLAPYWLFMLGAMFILVTLLLPKGIVGTFNAWWDSSKERRDAATIASAAAEDGVAEPKMAEEVQ; encoded by the coding sequence ATGACCCCTCACATGCTGACGCGATCGCTGGATCGCGGCGCGACCATCTTCCTTGCCATCGTCGTGGCCTGCGGCATCCTCATCCCGCTCTCCAACCTGCTGCTGCCCGCGGGTTCGTTCCTGCAAGTGCCGACCTATCTCGTCGCGCTCTGGGGCAAATATGTCTGCTACGCCATCCTGGCGCTCTCGATCGACCTGATCTGGGGCTATTGCGGCATCCTCTCGCTCGGCCACGGTGCCTTCTTCGCCCTCGGTGGCTACGCGATGGGCATGTACCTGATGCGGCAGATCGGCAGCCGCGGCGTCTACGGCAACCCGGTCCTGCCGGACTTCATGGTGTTTCTGAATTATTCGAAGCTGCCCTGGTACTGGTACGGCTTCGACATGTTCTGGTTTGCCGCGCTGATGGTGCTGATCGTACCGGGGCTGCTCGCCTTCTGCTTCGGCTGGCTCGCCTTCCGCTCCCGCGTCACGGGCGTGTATCTGTCGATCATCACCCAGGCGATGACCTATGCACTGCTGCTTGCCTTTTTCCGCAACGATTTCGGCTTCGGCGGCAACAACGGCATGACCGACTTCAAGGACATTTTGGGCTTCAACGTGCAGGCCGAGGGCACGCGTGCCGCGCTGTTCGCGCTGAGCTGCCTGGCGCTGATCGCTGGCTTCCTGATCTGCCGCGCCATCGTCTCGTCCAAGCTCGGCAAGGTGTTGATCGCGGTGCGCGATGCGGAATCGCGCACGCGCTTCCTCGGCTACCGCGTCGAATCCTACAAGCTGTTCGTGTTCACGGTGTCGGCCTGCATGGCCGGCGTCGCCGGCGCGCTCTATGTGCCGCAGGTCGGCATCATCAACCCGAGCGAATTCGCGCCGGGCAATTCGATCGAGGCGGTGATCTGGGTTGCGGTCGGCGGCCGCGGTACGCTGGTCGGCGCCGCGCTCGGTGCCGTCGTCGTCAACTACGCAAAGACGTTCTTCACCTCCGGCATGCTCGCGCCCTACTGGCTGTTCATGCTGGGTGCCATGTTCATCCTGGTAACGCTGCTGCTGCCCAAGGGCATCGTCGGCACTTTCAATGCCTGGTGGGACTCGTCGAAGGAAAGGCGCGACGCCGCGACCATTGCGAGCGCAGCGGCCGAAGATGGCGTCGCCGAACCCAAAATGGCGGAGGAGGTGCAATGA
- the urtB gene encoding urea ABC transporter permease subunit UrtB: MPANLSARLCSLLLSLFLIAFALPALAGPFEDAVAKFANDDYSDTEEAIGVVASSGNTLAFPIISALQDGRLMADPDSKKVYVTGTDGKSIDAATGQAVASVPDSASAVRLNNRLRRSVDAAIGSLTLQSPDIGARLQAAQSVFKSHEETSLEAVDGALAKETNRSVKVALGDARAAILLFKPDATEVEKLEAVATIKARGDQEAMALLTGMGDQPASVTKAAASAIGSIQSSLAVWSMVQNAWYGLSLGSVLLLAAIGLAITFGVMGVINMAHGEMVMIGAYTTFVVQEVIRTRYPGLFDYSLLIAVPLAFLVAGALGVVIERSIIRFLYGRPLETLLATWGLSLVLQQAVRTMFGPTNREVGNPSWMSGAFELGQITITYNRLWILVFTLAVFVILLAMLRYTALGLEMRAVTQNRRMAASMGIATSRVDALTFGLGSGIAGIAGVALSQIDNVSPNLGQSYIIDSFMVVVFGGVGNLWGTLVGAFTLGIANKFLEPVAGAVLGKIAILVLIILFIQKRPRGLFALKGRAVEA, from the coding sequence GTGCCAGCCAATTTGTCCGCCCGCCTATGTTCGCTCCTGCTCTCGTTGTTCCTGATCGCGTTCGCACTGCCGGCCTTGGCCGGCCCGTTCGAGGATGCGGTCGCCAAATTCGCCAACGATGATTATTCCGACACGGAAGAGGCGATCGGCGTGGTCGCAAGCAGCGGCAATACGCTGGCCTTTCCGATCATCAGCGCGCTCCAGGACGGCCGGCTCATGGCCGACCCCGATAGCAAGAAGGTTTACGTCACCGGCACCGACGGCAAGTCGATCGATGCCGCGACCGGCCAGGCCGTGGCCAGCGTGCCCGACAGTGCAAGCGCGGTCCGCCTCAACAACCGCCTGCGCCGCAGCGTCGATGCCGCGATCGGCAGCCTGACTCTGCAGTCACCGGACATCGGAGCGCGGCTCCAGGCCGCGCAATCCGTCTTCAAGTCGCATGAGGAGACGTCGCTCGAAGCCGTCGATGGCGCGCTCGCCAAGGAAACTAACCGATCCGTCAAGGTTGCGCTGGGTGACGCCCGCGCAGCGATCCTGTTGTTCAAGCCTGATGCCACCGAGGTCGAGAAGCTCGAAGCTGTTGCCACCATCAAGGCGCGCGGCGACCAGGAGGCGATGGCGCTGCTCACCGGCATGGGCGACCAACCGGCCTCGGTGACCAAGGCTGCGGCGAGCGCAATCGGTTCGATCCAGAGTTCGCTCGCGGTCTGGTCGATGGTGCAGAATGCCTGGTACGGCCTCTCGCTCGGTTCGGTGCTGCTGCTTGCCGCGATCGGGCTTGCCATCACTTTCGGCGTGATGGGCGTCATCAACATGGCCCATGGCGAGATGGTGATGATCGGGGCCTACACCACCTTCGTGGTGCAGGAGGTGATCCGCACCCGCTATCCCGGCCTGTTCGACTATTCGCTGCTGATCGCCGTGCCGCTCGCCTTCCTGGTGGCGGGCGCACTCGGCGTCGTGATCGAGCGCAGCATCATTCGCTTTCTCTACGGCCGTCCCCTGGAGACGCTGCTGGCGACGTGGGGCCTGTCGCTGGTGCTGCAGCAGGCCGTGCGTACCATGTTCGGCCCGACCAACCGCGAGGTCGGCAACCCCTCCTGGATGAGCGGCGCGTTCGAGCTCGGCCAGATCACCATTACCTACAACCGGCTCTGGATCCTGGTCTTTACGCTCGCGGTGTTCGTCATTCTGCTCGCGATGCTGCGCTACACGGCACTCGGGCTCGAAATGCGCGCGGTGACGCAGAACCGCCGCATGGCGGCCTCGATGGGCATCGCGACTTCGCGTGTCGACGCGCTGACCTTCGGACTCGGCTCGGGCATTGCCGGCATCGCCGGTGTGGCGCTGTCGCAGATCGATAATGTCAGCCCCAATCTCGGCCAGAGCTACATCATCGACAGCTTCATGGTCGTGGTGTTCGGCGGAGTCGGCAATCTCTGGGGCACGCTGGTCGGCGCCTTCACGCTCGGCATCGCCAACAAATTCCTGGAGCCGGTCGCCGGCGCCGTGCTCGGCAAGATCGCCATCCTCGTTCTCATCATCCTGTTCATTCAAAAGCGGCCGCGCGGCCTGTTCGCGCTCAAGGGCCGTGCGGTGGAAGCATGA
- a CDS encoding urease subunit gamma, which yields MNLSPREKDKLLISMAAIVARRRLDRGVKLNHPEAIAIISDFILEGARDGRTVAELMQSGAQVLTRDQVMPGIPEMIHDIQVEATFPDGTKLVTVHEPIR from the coding sequence ATGAACCTGTCTCCCCGCGAAAAGGACAAGCTTCTGATCTCGATGGCGGCGATCGTGGCCCGCCGCCGGCTGGATCGCGGCGTCAAGCTCAACCATCCCGAGGCGATCGCAATCATTTCCGACTTCATCCTCGAAGGCGCGCGGGATGGCCGCACCGTCGCCGAGTTGATGCAATCGGGTGCGCAGGTCCTCACCCGCGACCAGGTGATGCCGGGCATTCCCGAGATGATCCATGACATCCAGGTCGAGGCGACCTTTCCGGACGGCACCAAGCTCGTCACCGTGCACGAACCGATCAGGTAG
- a CDS encoding DEAD/DEAH box helicase: protein MRRAPAYDMERTHLLTSFQDFGLAEPIARALTEENYVTPTPIQAQTIPTALTGRDVVGIAQTGTGKTASFALPILHRLLENRIKPQPKTARVLVLSPTRELSGQILDSFNAYGRHIRLSSTLAIGGVPMGRQVRSLMQGVEVLVATPGRLLDLVQSNGLKLGSVEFLVLDEADRMLDMGFINDIRKIVAKLPIKRQTLFFSATMPKDIAELADAMLRDPARVAVTPVSSTVERIQQRIIQVDFSAKPAFLAQLLKQEQVNRALVFTRTKHGADKVVKTLEKAGIPASAIHGNKSQNHRERTLAQFRTGEIRTLVATDIAARGIDVDGITHVINFDLPNVPETYVHRIGRTARAGAEGTAISLVAGGEELSYLRDIERLIKVALPREDRRTDAGRRDAGPPPQQQRQGRPGRPGQRPQGARHGEGRHADGRRADERHADGRHHSAAKQGDGRPGSGPKAAPRGRSGGKAHSSPNGRPEQRSAHSAGASDGIQGVAFLRRESRPNGQPTRKPHSH from the coding sequence ATGCGCCGGGCGCCCGCTTATGACATGGAAAGAACCCATCTTTTGACTTCGTTTCAGGATTTCGGCCTCGCCGAGCCCATCGCCCGTGCTCTCACCGAAGAGAATTACGTCACCCCCACCCCCATCCAGGCCCAGACGATTCCGACCGCGCTGACCGGCCGCGACGTCGTCGGCATCGCCCAGACCGGAACCGGCAAGACCGCGTCCTTCGCGCTGCCGATCCTGCACCGCCTGCTCGAAAATCGCATCAAGCCGCAGCCGAAGACGGCCCGCGTCCTGGTGCTGTCGCCGACCCGCGAGCTGTCCGGCCAGATCCTCGACAGCTTCAACGCCTATGGCCGCCACATCCGCCTGTCTTCGACGCTCGCCATCGGCGGCGTGCCGATGGGCCGTCAGGTCCGCTCGCTGATGCAGGGCGTCGAGGTGCTGGTCGCCACCCCCGGCCGTTTGCTCGACCTCGTGCAGAGCAACGGGCTGAAGCTTGGAAGCGTCGAATTCCTCGTGCTCGACGAGGCCGACCGCATGCTCGACATGGGCTTCATCAACGACATCCGCAAAATCGTCGCCAAGCTGCCGATCAAGCGGCAGACGCTGTTCTTCTCGGCCACCATGCCGAAGGACATCGCCGAGCTGGCCGACGCCATGCTGCGCGACCCCGCCCGCGTCGCCGTGACCCCGGTCTCCTCGACCGTGGAGCGCATCCAGCAGCGCATCATCCAGGTCGACTTCTCCGCCAAGCCGGCGTTCCTCGCTCAGCTGTTGAAGCAGGAGCAGGTCAACCGCGCGCTGGTTTTCACCCGCACCAAGCACGGCGCGGACAAGGTGGTGAAGACGCTCGAGAAGGCCGGCATTCCCGCCAGCGCTATCCACGGTAACAAGTCGCAGAACCATCGCGAACGGACGCTTGCCCAGTTCCGCACCGGTGAAATCCGCACGTTGGTCGCCACCGATATCGCCGCCCGCGGCATCGATGTCGACGGCATCACCCACGTCATCAATTTCGACCTGCCCAACGTGCCGGAGACCTATGTGCATCGGATCGGCCGCACCGCGCGCGCGGGTGCCGAGGGCACCGCGATCTCGCTGGTCGCAGGCGGCGAGGAGCTCAGCTATCTCCGCGACATCGAGCGGCTGATCAAAGTGGCGCTGCCGCGTGAGGATCGCCGCACCGACGCCGGCCGCCGCGATGCGGGCCCTCCCCCGCAGCAGCAACGACAGGGTCGGCCGGGCCGCCCGGGCCAGCGTCCGCAAGGCGCAAGACATGGTGAGGGACGCCACGCTGACGGCCGCCGCGCCGACGAAAGGCATGCGGACGGGCGCCACCACAGTGCCGCCAAGCAGGGCGACGGAAGGCCCGGCAGTGGCCCGAAGGCAGCTCCTCGTGGCCGCTCCGGAGGCAAGGCGCATTCTTCGCCAAACGGCCGTCCGGAACAGCGTTCCGCGCATAGCGCCGGGGCGTCTGATGGGATACAAGGCGTTGCCTTTTTGCGCCGCGAGAGTCGGCCGAATGGCCAACCGACCCGCAAACCCCATTCGCACTAG
- the urtA gene encoding urea ABC transporter substrate-binding protein: MHSKSTHDIAAPFSRRGVLAATAGLMLGLASISGAKAADDTIKVGVLHSLSGTMAISETTLKDTILFLIDEQNKKGGVNGKKLEAVVVDPASNWPLFAEKARELITKDKVSVVFGCWTSVSRKSVLPVFKELNSILFYPVQYEGEESERNVFYTGAAPNQQAIPAVDYLMKDEKVKRWVLAGTDYVYPRTTNKILEAYLKSKGVAQEDIMINYTPFGHSDWQTIVADIKKFGSAGKKTAVVSTINGDANVPFYKELGNQGIKAKDIPVVAFSVGEEELAGIDTKPLLGHLAAWNYFQSIKSPENEKFIKAWQTYTKNPKRVTNDPMEAHVIGFDMWVKAVEKVKSTDPDKVIDALPGIEAKNLTGGTSKMLPNHHITKPVFIGEIKANGQFDVVWKTPGLVAGDAWSKELDGSKDLVGDWVGKKCGNFNTKTNKCLGSGS, from the coding sequence ATGCATAGCAAATCCACTCACGATATAGCGGCGCCATTTAGCCGCCGTGGCGTTCTCGCCGCGACCGCCGGACTGATGCTTGGTCTGGCTTCCATTTCTGGTGCGAAGGCCGCGGACGACACCATCAAGGTCGGCGTGCTTCATTCCCTCTCCGGCACCATGGCCATCAGCGAAACCACGCTGAAGGACACCATCCTCTTCCTGATCGACGAGCAGAACAAGAAGGGCGGCGTCAACGGCAAGAAGCTCGAAGCCGTGGTCGTCGATCCCGCTTCGAACTGGCCGCTGTTCGCCGAGAAGGCGCGCGAGCTGATCACCAAGGACAAGGTCTCGGTCGTGTTCGGCTGCTGGACCTCGGTGTCGCGCAAGTCGGTGCTCCCGGTGTTCAAGGAGCTGAACAGCATCCTGTTCTACCCCGTGCAGTACGAGGGCGAGGAGAGCGAGCGCAACGTGTTCTACACCGGTGCCGCGCCGAACCAGCAGGCGATCCCTGCCGTCGACTATCTGATGAAGGACGAGAAGGTGAAGCGCTGGGTGCTCGCGGGCACTGACTACGTCTATCCGCGCACCACCAACAAGATCCTGGAAGCCTACCTGAAGTCCAAGGGTGTCGCCCAGGAAGACATCATGATCAACTACACGCCGTTCGGTCATTCCGACTGGCAGACGATCGTGGCCGACATCAAGAAGTTCGGCTCGGCCGGCAAGAAGACCGCGGTGGTCTCGACCATCAACGGCGACGCCAACGTTCCCTTCTACAAGGAGCTCGGCAACCAGGGCATCAAGGCGAAGGACATCCCGGTCGTCGCGTTCTCGGTGGGTGAGGAAGAACTCGCCGGCATCGACACCAAGCCGCTGCTCGGCCATCTCGCCGCCTGGAACTACTTCCAGTCGATCAAGTCGCCGGAGAACGAGAAGTTCATCAAGGCGTGGCAGACCTACACCAAGAATCCGAAGCGCGTGACCAACGATCCGATGGAAGCGCACGTGATCGGCTTCGACATGTGGGTCAAGGCGGTCGAGAAGGTGAAGTCGACCGATCCGGACAAGGTGATCGATGCGCTCCCGGGCATCGAAGCCAAGAACCTGACCGGCGGCACCTCCAAGATGCTTCCGAACCATCACATCACCAAGCCGGTGTTCATTGGCGAAATCAAAGCCAACGGCCAGTTCGACGTGGTGTGGAAGACCCCGGGTCTTGTCGCGGGCGACGCCTGGTCCAAGGAGCTCGACGGCTCCAAGGACCTGGTCGGCGACTGGGTCGGCAAGAAGTGCGGTAACTTCAACACCAAGACCAACAAGTGCCTCGGTTCGGGCTCCTGA